The Mesorhizobium sp. AR02 genomic interval GAACCGCGAACCGAGCCCGCGTCAGTGGCGCTTGGCTTGCACCAGATAGGCGTCGATCTCGGTCTCGCCGAGCCACTTGGCCGCTTCCAGGCGATGCAGGCCTTCGACGAGGATATGGCGCTTGCCGTCGTGGCGGACCTGGATCGGCGTCTTCATGCCGTTCTCCAGAATGTCCTCGGCGAGATGGCGGACGGTCTCGGGGTGCAGCGTCTTCTTCCGCGCCGTCGGTACGTAGATGTCGTCGACCTTGACCTTTTGCACTCTGAGCATGCCTGTCCCCGTGGCGGAGATGCCGCCTCCCCTGAGATAGTCGGTTTGCTGAAGGCGGCCAAGGGCGCGGCTAACGAATACCGGGCCTAAGGAGCCGGTTTGCCTGTCGTCGCGCATTTCGATATGGCGTCTCGCGATCGTCAACGAAGGCGCGGAACTTCCCATGAGCAAATCTCTCGTCACCTTTGTCGGCGTCGCGCATCCCTGGATGTGCGATGTGATGGGACACATGAATGTGCGCCATTACGCGGCGATGTTCGACGATGCCAGTTTCCAGCTTCTTGGCCATATCGCCGGACAGGATGGCAGCCAGGCTGCGGCAACCGGATGGGCCGATGTGCGCGCCGAAATCGACTATCGCCATGAAACGAAAGCCGGCTCGCTGATCACCATCCGCTCGCATGTGGTGAAGATCGGCCGCACCTCCGTCACCTTCGAACAGGTCATGTCGGGATCGCTCGACGGCATCGTCCATGCATCGAGCCGGACCACCAGCGTGCGCTTCGACCTTGTCGCGCGTGCCTCCGTGGCGCTGGATGAGCCGATGCGCGACCGTGCGGCAGCCTACCTCGTCGAATAGGCCGGCTTCCGCCGTTCAACCGTTGTAGATGCGCTCCTCAAACGGCGTCTCGGCGATCAGCGCCTGCAGCCCCGACAGCAGCGCCTTCTCGGCCCGATTCATCGCCTTGTCGGGATTGGTGAGCAGGAAGATATCGATAGCCGGCGGCGCATCGTAGGGCGGCAGCCGCCATAGCATGCCATCGGCCACGTCGCGTTGCGCCACATGCAGCGGCAGCGGCCCGATACCGAGCCCGGCGACGATCATGCGCCGTACTTCCTCCAGGCTCGAGGAGACGCCGACGACATCGGCGTTCAGCCGGGCTTCGCTGCGCAGCAAGGCGACCGGTCGCAGCGCGTCCGAAATATGATCGGTCTGGAAGGAGACCGAGGGCTCGCCCTTCAGATCTGCCAGCGTCAGTCCGGTCTTTCCATAAAGCCTGTGCTGCGGACCGCAGAAGAAGCCGAAGAATTCACGGTAGACCATCGCATAATCCAGCGCCGGATCACGCTGGCTGACGAGGCAGATGCCGAAGGAGGCGCGGCGTTCCCGCACCTGCTTGGCGACTTCCGTGCTTGCCGAAACCGAAATGGTGATGCTGGCGCGCGGGTAATTGCGATGAAACTCCGCCAGCGCCCGATCGAACAGCGGCGAGACGACATGGCTTGCGGTGGCGATCATGACGTGGCCGGTCACGTCGTCGCTGATCCCCCGCATCAAGAGCGGCAGCTGCGATATCGAGCCGAACACCTCGACGCTCTGCTCATAGATAAGCCGCCCGACCTCGGTGAGCTCGAAGCGTGTCGCATCACGCTCGACCAGCCGCCGGCCAACCCGGTCCTCCAGGCGCCGCAAGGCGTTGCTGACGCTGGGCTGCTTGAGATTGAGCCGCTCGGCGGCACGGGTGATGCTCTTCACTTCGGCGATGACGACGAACGTCCGCAGAAGGTTCCAGTCGAGGTCCCAGACCAGACGTTCGGGGCGCGGCAAAGCCATTCCTGAAATCTATGCTCCCTATTCCCATTATCTATTTGCGCAATGCTGGCGCAAAGGCAATCCTTGGCCTCAGGAGAGCGCCCTAACGCCTCCCAAGAACAAGCCTTCGCGCTCCATCCAGAGGACAGAAAATCAGATGAACAGGGTATTTTCCTGCATTGCGGTCACGGCGCTGCTGCTTGCGTCGACCTTCACCACCGTTTCGGCAAGGGCCGACGATCTCGAAAAGATCAAGGCGGCGGGTGAACTGAAAATTTCCATGAGCGGGCAATATCCGCCCTTCAACTTCGTCAACGACCAGAACGAGGTCGTCGGCTTCGACGCCGATATCGGCAAGGCCATTGCCGAGCGCATCGGCGTCAAGGGCACCATCATCACCACGGCCTGGGACGGCATCATCGCCGGCCTGCTCGCCAACAAATACGATACCGTGGTGGGCTCGATGACGATCACGCCCGAACGCGAGAAAGTGGTCGATTTCGTCGGCCCCTACTACCACGCCGGCCGCGCGGTTTTCGTGAATCAGGATTCCAAAGTGCAGAGCCTGGACGACCTCAAGGGCAAGACCCTTGGCGTGACGCTCGGCGAGACGCACGAGAAATGGGCGCGCCAACAGGGCGGCTGGGACATCCGCACCTACAAGGGCCTGCCGGAATTGCTGCTGGAGCTGAAGGCCGGCCGCGTCGACGCCATTGTCGTCGACAACATCCCGGTCATGGTTGCCGTCAAGGAAACCGGAGAGAAGGTGCGCAAGCTCGACACGCCGAACATTGAGGGCGGCAGCGTTGCCATCGGCATCGCCATCCGCAAGGACAATCCGGAGCTCAAGGCCGCCATGCAGAAGGCGCTGGACGGCATGATGGCCGACGGCACCTACGAGAAGATCTCCAAGCAGTGGGTCGGCAGCGACATCCGCTAATTTCCTCGAACCTCAGGCGATGCAAATTCGCCTGAGGCCACGCGCCATTTCTGCTGGGCTGATCCATGGATTTCTCCTTGATGCTGCGCGTCTTCCCTTCTTCGTGGAGACCGCGCTGGTGACGCTGGAACTGACAGCGCTGGCCCTGCTTCTGGGACTGGCCGCGGCAGCACTGGCCGCGACCGCCGGGATGTCGAGGTCCGCTACCCTGCGCGCCGTCGGCACTGCCTATGTCAGCCTGTTTCGCGGCACGCCCTGCCTGATCCAGCTCTTCGTGCTCTATTTCGGCGGCCCGCAGATCGGCATCAATCTGGATCCGTTCGCGGCTGGTGTGATCGGCCTTGGCCTCAACATCGGCGCCTATATGGCGGAATCGATCCGCGGCGCGCTTGTGGCGGTCGACCGGGGCCAGACAGAGGCTGCTCGCACGATCGGCTTCAGCCGTTTCCAGACCTTTCGCAAGGTGGTGTTGCCGCAGGCAGCGCGGCTGATGATAAGGCCGCTCGGCGTCAACACGGTCGCCTTGCTGAAGGGCTCCGCACTGGTGTCGACCATCTCGGTGGTGGAGCTGACCTACACCGCCCAGCGCTTCATCGGCTCCACCTACAAGCCGTTCGAGATCTTCGGCGTCGCGGCCCTGCTCTACATGATCATGGTCTACGCCGTTGCCCGGGTCGTCGACCTGCTCGACAAGCGCTTCGCCATCGTCTG includes:
- a CDS encoding ParB N-terminal domain-containing protein; translation: MLRVQKVKVDDIYVPTARKKTLHPETVRHLAEDILENGMKTPIQVRHDGKRHILVEGLHRLEAAKWLGETEIDAYLVQAKRH
- a CDS encoding acyl-CoA thioesterase, yielding MSKSLVTFVGVAHPWMCDVMGHMNVRHYAAMFDDASFQLLGHIAGQDGSQAAATGWADVRAEIDYRHETKAGSLITIRSHVVKIGRTSVTFEQVMSGSLDGIVHASSRTTSVRFDLVARASVALDEPMRDRAAAYLVE
- a CDS encoding LysR family transcriptional regulator, translating into MALPRPERLVWDLDWNLLRTFVVIAEVKSITRAAERLNLKQPSVSNALRRLEDRVGRRLVERDATRFELTEVGRLIYEQSVEVFGSISQLPLLMRGISDDVTGHVMIATASHVVSPLFDRALAEFHRNYPRASITISVSASTEVAKQVRERRASFGICLVSQRDPALDYAMVYREFFGFFCGPQHRLYGKTGLTLADLKGEPSVSFQTDHISDALRPVALLRSEARLNADVVGVSSSLEEVRRMIVAGLGIGPLPLHVAQRDVADGMLWRLPPYDAPPAIDIFLLTNPDKAMNRAEKALLSGLQALIAETPFEERIYNG
- a CDS encoding ABC transporter substrate-binding protein, with the protein product MNRVFSCIAVTALLLASTFTTVSARADDLEKIKAAGELKISMSGQYPPFNFVNDQNEVVGFDADIGKAIAERIGVKGTIITTAWDGIIAGLLANKYDTVVGSMTITPEREKVVDFVGPYYHAGRAVFVNQDSKVQSLDDLKGKTLGVTLGETHEKWARQQGGWDIRTYKGLPELLLELKAGRVDAIVVDNIPVMVAVKETGEKVRKLDTPNIEGGSVAIGIAIRKDNPELKAAMQKALDGMMADGTYEKISKQWVGSDIR